The Megachile rotundata isolate GNS110a chromosome 4, iyMegRotu1, whole genome shotgun sequence region AGAACATTAAGATTCATTTTTCAGTATAGTAGATAAGACTGATACTTAAAAGATTTTTCGTTTTTTACTCCTATTTAATTCAAAAAGTATTTagatatgattaataaatattacaacgtTGCAAAAAGCATCTAAGTTCTTCTTCAATATGAAGCTCTCTTTCCAGATAGATCACATTGAcatattttgataattaaaaaatatgctgGTACATTAATTTCAGTCCAATACACATTCCCAACCCTAACAAACCTCTTAGGTTTGGGTCGATGCACTTAACGAGCCAACTTTTACTATGTATTGTAAGTCATTGAATTAAACGTCGGTAGGCTCGTTATGCATTCACTACAGGcaaacgtacatacatacatattctattaatatgattaaaattaaagaCTATTAGGGGGGAAGGATGTAGAACTATTACTGTGAGCCAGACTTAACATTGAGCCGCTAAGGCTTTCATCGTCTGAATAAGTTTCTTTTGATGCCTCAGCTATCGCCAGAGCActgcaataatttaaaaaaaaaagaaaatgtatataGCAATATACTACAATATTTTCTTAACTCTATctgaatatattattgaaatgatcataaatgattaaattattacgagtttaattattaaaaagtatagaatattaaaattaatagaaataaataaataaaatatttttcctacGTCTCACTGTTTGTCTTAAAAAAAAACGTATACGTGAcatctttattttattattttactattctatatAGTTTTTGTAAAGGCAGCCATTATTCTTGtacatacattttattattttgctattttactattattctactatttccattgttattattttactattccactGTTCTACTATTCTACCATATTGTTTCACTCTTTCAAGTATCTAACAATAAGATGTAAAAAAGTACCGCTGATTAGGAAAATATTACATGCATACAATATGCTGCATATTATCTCTATTCTTCGTGGCATAAGATACCCATTATGCTTCTATCTTTAGTATAGCCAGATCTAGTGATTTTATCCAAATATACAAAAactttaaaaagttataatcactaataaaaattgattatataaaattaaattaattttaggaaaaataTAACATCATTTAGAATAATACAACTTCAAAGAATgtaaatatgttacatattttattgagTTTATTTCTTTTCATAGATATCACGTATACGCTACTGTATTGCGTACTGTGTATAAAATTTATGGATACAAAAATTACACGTACCCAAGTTACAAATTACTTACCTGAATCCTATTCTTGCACTTTCTTCATCAAATTGTTGTAACTCGCGTTCCTGTCTTTCATGCAATAAACGTATCCGTTCACTGCGTTCGCGAAGAAATTCCTGAGTTTCAAGGTCCATTTTCTGTTCAAGTAAAGCTCGCCTAACTGAGACTCGATCTTCTAATTCACGACGTTCTCTATTTCTTTGCGCTTCAgcttgcattttatttttagattggTATGCCATTAGAATTTCTAGTTCATAATTTAACATTTCCtataaaacatacaaaataacaataaaatttattgcataAAAAGTTTAGAGCATACAATTCAAAGAACTAGTAAAAATTATATCACGTTAATTTAACAAAACAAGACCATGACCATTAAACTGGATACGGCTATATTtggacaaaaatattattttaaaatatgttaatgAAATAGTATTAAACGTACAATTAATGTAATCTTACCTTAAGGTTATGACATTCAACTTCCTGCGACTCATCTAAACGTATACTTTGTTTTTGGAGCATTTCAGTAATACTTTGTTCATACTGATCACCTAACAGAGCTAATTTTCTTCTCTGCTCctctttcaactttttaatgACAACTTTTTGCTCCTCTTTAGCTGTTGTTTGTAATATTTGAGCCTTCAATGCTTTATATTGCCGAGTTTGTATCTTACATGTCTCTCTAAACTGTTTGCGAATCTGCATTTCTTTTTgctaaagtaataaatatatatatatgttaatataaataatatatttttagtaataCTGAATTATTTTATGGAGTTACAACATATTACTTACTTTGAGACTCTTCGGTTGTTGTTTGAGTTCCAGAGCATGTTTTTTGCGTAAATCACGTTCTGCCCTTTGCATGTAATCTTGTTGGTTGGAAAGCTCAGTAGCATGTTGTCGAAGAACTTGATCTTCTCGAAGAGCATGCACTGCTCTTTGTTGTCTGTATTCCAGTTCTTGCGTTTTTTCATGATGTCGTAACAGCATATTGTGTGCTTGTTCCAGCTGTTGTTGTCTCTTATTTAATTCCTGCACACAGTTTCATATTAAAATAgctttaaacaattttgaaagCCAATAATATTGGAActagttattaaattataacaattggtaaaaaatactaataaaatatttatctctaTGAAATACTATACTAACTTCTCGCAGTAGTTCTTGCTCTAAACTATGAAAAATGAGTAACTTTTTTCTacggaatttacgaatttcaagATCAAGGTATTCTCTTTGTCCTCTTGCAAGTCGTTGTTCTTCTTGCGCTTCCATTTGTCGGAAATTATCTTTTTGGCTTTGAAGTGTAGCATCTCGTTGTCGTTTCGGTGTAACTTCATCTTGGGATAATTCCTTTTTCCATCTCTCTTTATAAGCCTTAAAAGtaaaacaataattatcgaaactataaaaaaattcaaacttatttttacaaataaacgTAATTGCAAAATAATCTCCTTACTTTGTACTCCTTCTTTTGCTGTGCTTCCAGTGCTTTTCGATCAGCTTCTTGTCTACTTGTGATCTCTTTATGAAGTTTCTTCTCTGCATTTTGGTTTTGTTTCAATTTACGTTCTAATTCTTGTAAATGCCTTAATTGAAGTTTTTCTAATTCTTTACTAAATTGTTGTAAAAGAGTTTCATATTCTTTGTCTAACAACTGTTTATGGGATTCCATTTCCATTTTACAACGTTCTTCCAATTTTACctatttgaataattgattatataaaatataagtaaTGCACTTAATTTAATACAAATCGTATAATTTTTTAAGGCTGAAGTAATTAAAGATTTACCAAAGCTCCTTGATGTTCTCGTCTCATTCTCTTATATCCACTCATTTGTTCATGCATTTCCTCTTGCATATGTTCTTTTTGCTGTTTAGTCACAATAGATGTTGTTCTAATTGTTGCAAAATTATTGGCACCATGTTCAAGAAGATTGGCAGTGACACCACCTGCTGATATTTTGTGTCGATTTCGTACAGATCCCGTGGAGTAATCATTTGCATCAGCATTTGGCAGTGGCAGGCTATTGGTAGAGGAACTTTGAGAGCTTGCAGAAACACCCATTGAATGAATCGAATGCTCTGAAGTAATTGAATTACTTTTGCTACTATCACCACCTGTTTGTTCGTCAGGAGTGTCTGtgagatataaataaaaatgtaaatataaaataaattactttattaaaaaaaaaaaagaaaagaaaataatataatctcaaatgtaaaataaatatttttaaatttaatctgtAACATACCATCTGCATCACCAACTGTACTTTCAGTCTCGCAAGCGTCGATCATtaaaattttcttcatttttcgataatttaaattatctaaCTCTCTGACAGCAGCTTTTGTTCGTTGAATTAGATCTATCAGAACTTGTGGAGAACATGTTCTGGTGACAAATTGATGCTGTAAAATTGAAAGCCTATAAAGAAACAACTCACTAAACTACAGTATATTCTTTTACATAAACTTTGAGCATTAAAATACTATAGAATTTATATATtgcaattgaaataaaaaatttgcataaaagaCTCACTGATAACAGTTTACCAGAGGATGGTCTTTCAGTTGGACTTTTAGTAAGACACACTTCAACAAAATGTCGAAATACATCTGACCAATCTGGAGAATTAAAAGTTGGTGTGTCATTCTGAGCAATATGATACAAAGCACTCATAGCATTCATGTTAAAATAAGGTGGTTTCCGCTCCGCTAAAATTAAAGCAATTGTGTCTaatgttattaaacaattttaagattatgttaaaaaataaatctgattAATAAACATCCTCCCACGTTTTTAACGCAAATATAAGGGGTTAAAAAGAATAAACCATGATACCTAATTCAATACACGTTATCCCTAAAGACCACACATCCACTTTTCCATCATATTGCCCTTCATCCATAGCTAATATCACTTCTGGTGCCATCCAATAAGGAGTTCCTACAAAACTATTTGCTGGGCACTTTATGCTTGCCGATCCAAAGTCTGCCAATTTGACTGTTCCATTTTCAGTAAGTAAAATATTTCCTGCTTTTACATCTCGATGGATTCTTCCAAAAGAATGAAGATAATATAAACCACGTAGTACACCATCACAAATTGCAGCTATTTCATCTTCTTTTAATGGTCTTTTATGAACTTCAATAATGTCTGATGCAGAACCAAGGCAATATTCCATTACCAACTATAATTAATATAGAAAAGTGAtgacaattaaaaaatcatacataagcaaaaataaattagtatttaGCAAAatgttgtaataattttaagaaatatataCCCAAGCAGTATGGTCCTTCAGATAACAtcctttatattttattgtgttAGGATGGTTCAGTTGTCTAAGAAATCTAATTTCTTTCAAGATATCTTGCCATTTCTCAACAGTTTGTTTTCCCAGATAAGACATTTTCTTGATGGCAACAATTTCCTTGGTAACCAAACATCGTGCATAATAAACAGCCCCAAAACTGCCATGTCCGATTTCACGCAAGTCCTCAAATATTTTCTCCGGATCATTTTTCTCGAATAATTCAGCAATCTCTGGGTCCTTAAGGCTACCAGGCCTTGGAACAGCTGGCATAGTAGAGGTGTTAATAATTAAATGGCCGAGGCCTATTTCAGACACCGTTAGACGTCTTCTTGTCTTTTAATCTTCTAccctaaatatttttaatcttacTTAATCCTCTGTCAGTCCATTCCAAAATTTAACATTCTATCTGTGAAAAAAacgtaaatttcaaagttttatttcAATGTGTAAGAAGTAATTACCATTTTCTGTGCAATGCAATATTAGTtgctattttttattacaatttcaattatattctttattttatgtagcatttaaagtacaaatttatataaaaatgtggTCACTATCACTGGAAATGAAGTATACATAActattgtattttaaattaacaatataaaatgaagtatttcatgaaataaaaaacattacatttgtataaattaatgtatgtgtaataaaataataggtTTGTCTTTCATGATATAAATGCTATGAATTACGTCTAAATAAAATCCAGTCTtctcttaataattttaataataaacatcatttaataaatgtaaatgcATAGATgtataaaatagaaaacaaaACGAAACAGCTCTTTTTGTTATCTCTtcttgtataattaaagttagcATAATACTTAACATGATATAAACTTCAGGAAAATgttaaaacattttatataatataaattattgtttgataactaatacattttaatttatgtaattttctttacttgatcagttaaattgatttacaattaaaaagggtatttataaaattatcaaattgaaaagttgcttatttaaagaaataatgtgTATTCATTAGAAAATTTGTGTTTAAAATAATGTTCAAACTGATTTGTATACAATAAATAAGGAAAATTAAAGAGATCCAATATCGAGTTatcataacaattatttaaccaTTTCAATTTATACATCAAAATAAGAACTATTAGAATCTATATACTTTGATAAGTAACAAATCCAGTTATTCACTAAATCAAAcattttatcgatattatgaGAAGTTTCTATTTCTTTAActctaattttaaattcatataataaaGTACTTTGAATTCTCCTTGCTTTTCtaattgcataaaataaataaaggaaaATAGCTAAAACTAAAGTATCGGCACAAATTAGCCAAGTGAACATTTACGCTTTAAAGTGAACACAACTCAaccaaaatttgttttaaatcaGCTATTTGTATCAAaatcaaataacaaataaaggCACCATTGAATAGCaaatcatttattttgtaaaataacaaataaatatatttaaattttgtgcaAAATACTTCACAAAATGTTTGTGTTATTCCAAAAACAGATTACTTCTCAAATAaccttaaaaattgattttagaaTATTATTTGGAAAGTCCTCAAAATATCCAGATCTGTCACGAGGTCCTCAATACGAAATACACCATTCTATCCGTGAAAACTCATCTGACTCAAACAAATATCGTATGTTGTTAAAAAGAAGATTCGCAGGAAATATGAAAACAAACCTTATCGTTACTGTGCAGGGCTATTAAACGACAAGTATTTTCACGAGAAGAAGAGAAATAATTGTAGAATTGGGGTTGGTAAGCAAAGAAGGCGATCGAGTGAAATTCGCAGGAGGTAGAAATGCGGGCGTAAGGAGGGTTGGGTCTCTGACTCGAGCAATCGCGTCAGATTGGTCCCGCAAATACAATCGAGAGACATTGTCGCTGTACCCAAAAACGCTCAGCGCGTAAAGACTGAACGTATAACATCGTAGCTAGATCGTGATATGTTAACCAAAATTTATCCAAAGGTCCGGAAATAAGGAAAAAAATGATATTCACCTCCAAAATGGCGAGGGAGCAGGCACGGAAGCATGCGCGCAGCTCCGAGCACTCTCTTCAGGCGGAGCACCTCTTTTTCCAAAACTTGGCCGATCCTTCGGGCATATTAAGATCTAGGGATCACAATTGTTGTACGTACAATTACAACGCACACGGGAAAAAGTACACGCCTCGTACGTGTCACGCACGTACGCACAGACGCGCGAGACGCGACAATCCGCGGCAACGCAACAATACGGCACCCACCGTCAGCCGGACACACGAGAATTCGCAAACTTTTTGACGCCTTTTCGCCTGGTCTGGGTGTACTCTACAACAGGCGAGTTCTCTGTCGATGACGAGTGGTGCTCTATACCGGTCAAGTTGTGAACTAGCGAATATTACCGGTAACCGCGATGTACTTCTTTATCGAACACAAAGTATATTTGGCTGTAGTGTAAGTTTTTTTCAGATGAAAACTAATTTAGAGAGAGAAGCCTCCCACCATTCCAAAtcaattttagtaaattttcaaatttaaaaatttcctaattttcaaactactatccaatcaaatttcaaaaatttgaagcttcataaatttaaaaatttattaactaaaATTTAACTAATGGACGTTGATTCTCTCCTTACATCGATTTTTCTCTAAAGAAACTTGTCATACTTTGCACTGTATATTAATGTACATTGTGTGGCAACgtgaaattattataacattctTGAAATCATATTTTCTCCTCTACACGCTTGCTATAGAGTGAAGATGGTAAGAATTTGTTgcatgaaaataatatttctatcaTACAGTTTTCTATTAAATCATGGTGCATTGTATCGTCTCGTGTTACATAGCCGCGTGTCGTGTAGTTATATGGTAACACGACTTTAACTCAATTactttattatattgtaatacttatacataaatatatacatattatatacaattgtaTTTagttataatacaaaaatacaaaagaaatttttgtatttttttttaatgaagtataaagctttttgattaaatattaaacatttaattaataatatattaatcagtctaatttttgtatatttatatgtatgtacattttataatttcattatataattatatattgtacCATTGTAACAAAAGTAACACATGGAGtgtgaagtataaaaatataatttctaaattatcagtgtaaaaatattacagaaatatctttgacaaattttgaaaatcttatttatttaatttcataatttgtccagtcatattgtaaaaataatgataataagCAAATGAAATTACACTTACAAACATATTATATAACTTCAATTTTGTGTACTTGACAttacttttataatatataattaagtttagaaaatttttcaaattgtgttACCTTTTTTTATAAAGGTAcaatatatgtttataaataaactCTTATTTTTACTAAATGCACTTATAACATTGAAcgatgtacatatatttttagaGCAAATGTTTAAACATCATCAATAAAGTAGAAATATTTAGATTATGtactttctaaattctccattAATGACATTAAGAATGTGTTTCCATTGATTAGTTTTGTAGTGCAGATAACAAACTCTACGTTTACTGAAAGCATACATTATTTATGAAGTAtactatgtatatatatacactaagtaatatatataaatatgaaatataacatattataaaattctaatattactCACAATCATCTTGCTGAGACAAAAATCTTAAAGCAGAAATTTCTGCAAATGTACATCCTCCAATGAAAAAAACCATTACTAACTTCGGTGGTTCAGAATTAGAATCTTCACTGGTAATAGAATTTTctgaaaataaagtattttttaactATGGTAATCgtaatataaaacatatttttttacatatatcTTACTTCTTCCAGGTAAAACATTACATGGAGTACTACTAATAGTAGAACCTGGTAATAATCCCATAACATCATTTAAACCTTGCCAACCATTTGGTTGCACGAGTTGCTCTGCCAATCGTACACTCAATGGTGCATATATAGAATGAACATAACTAATATCTTTTGGTTCAATTTCACTTTCATCTTCAACTGTAAGCCTTAATGCTTTTCGTAAAACTGCATACTGACGCGCAGATTGTTGTTGTCTTAATAATCCAgctttttctaaatttaatatagTTGGCAAATGTTGATATCcatatgattgtattatttctcTTTTgtaataatctaataattttgGTTTAAGTCCAGAGTTTGTCAATGACTGTATACAAAGCAATCTTAAGACTTTAAGAAGTGGTTGTTGTTGTGCAATCATGTCTTCTATGTAAGCATTTGGTTTATCTGTATCAATACAGTTCAATAGTTCTTGTTCAACTTGTAATGATTCTAGAAAACTACTCGAATCTGTCACTTCTTTAATCATTTCTGCTATTGTTGTATCTAAAAGTAAAcaaaaacatatataataaattgat contains the following coding sequences:
- the Tao gene encoding serine/threonine-protein kinase Tao isoform X1, with protein sequence MPAVPRPGSLKDPEIAELFEKNDPEKIFEDLREIGHGSFGAVYYARCLVTKEIVAIKKMSYLGKQTVEKWQDILKEIRFLRQLNHPNTIKYKGCYLKDHTAWLVMEYCLGSASDIIEVHKRPLKEDEIAAICDGVLRGLYYLHSFGRIHRDVKAGNILLTENGTVKLADFGSASIKCPANSFVGTPYWMAPEVILAMDEGQYDGKVDVWSLGITCIELAERKPPYFNMNAMSALYHIAQNDTPTFNSPDWSDVFRHFVEVCLTKSPTERPSSGKLLSHQFVTRTCSPQVLIDLIQRTKAAVRELDNLNYRKMKKILMIDACETESTVGDADDTPDEQTGGDSSKSNSITSEHSIHSMGVSASSQSSSTNSLPLPNADANDYSTGSVRNRHKISAGGVTANLLEHGANNFATIRTTSIVTKQQKEHMQEEMHEQMSGYKRMRREHQGALVKLEERCKMEMESHKQLLDKEYETLLQQFSKELEKLQLRHLQELERKLKQNQNAEKKLHKEITSRQEADRKALEAQQKKEYKAYKERWKKELSQDEVTPKRQRDATLQSQKDNFRQMEAQEEQRLARGQREYLDLEIRKFRRKKLLIFHSLEQELLREELNKRQQQLEQAHNMLLRHHEKTQELEYRQQRAVHALREDQVLRQHATELSNQQDYMQRAERDLRKKHALELKQQPKSLKQKEMQIRKQFRETCKIQTRQYKALKAQILQTTAKEEQKVVIKKLKEEQRRKLALLGDQYEQSITEMLQKQSIRLDESQEVECHNLKEMLNYELEILMAYQSKNKMQAEAQRNRERRELEDRVSVRRALLEQKMDLETQEFLRERSERIRLLHERQERELQQFDEESARIGFSALAIAEASKETYSDDESLSGSMLSLAHSNSSTSFPPNSL
- the Tao gene encoding serine/threonine-protein kinase Tao isoform X2, translated to MTHQLLILQIGQMYFDILLKCVLLKVQLKDHPLVNCYQLSILQHQFVTRTCSPQVLIDLIQRTKAAVRELDNLNYRKMKKILMIDACETESTVGDADDTPDEQTGGDSSKSNSITSEHSIHSMGVSASSQSSSTNSLPLPNADANDYSTGSVRNRHKISAGGVTANLLEHGANNFATIRTTSIVTKQQKEHMQEEMHEQMSGYKRMRREHQGALVKLEERCKMEMESHKQLLDKEYETLLQQFSKELEKLQLRHLQELERKLKQNQNAEKKLHKEITSRQEADRKALEAQQKKEYKAYKERWKKELSQDEVTPKRQRDATLQSQKDNFRQMEAQEEQRLARGQREYLDLEIRKFRRKKLLIFHSLEQELLREELNKRQQQLEQAHNMLLRHHEKTQELEYRQQRAVHALREDQVLRQHATELSNQQDYMQRAERDLRKKHALELKQQPKSLKQKEMQIRKQFRETCKIQTRQYKALKAQILQTTAKEEQKVVIKKLKEEQRRKLALLGDQYEQSITEMLQKQSIRLDESQEVECHNLKEMLNYELEILMAYQSKNKMQAEAQRNRERRELEDRVSVRRALLEQKMDLETQEFLRERSERIRLLHERQERELQQFDEESARIGFSALAIAEASKETYSDDESLSGSMLSLAHSNSSTSFPPNSL